A region of Arabidopsis thaliana chromosome 5, partial sequence DNA encodes the following proteins:
- a CDS encoding Tetratricopeptide repeat (TPR)-like superfamily protein (Tetratricopeptide repeat (TPR)-like superfamily protein; CONTAINS InterPro DOMAIN/s: Pentatricopeptide repeat (InterPro:IPR002885); BEST Arabidopsis thaliana protein match is: Tetratricopeptide repeat (TPR)-like superfamily protein (TAIR:AT2G27610.1); Has 1807 Blast hits to 1807 proteins in 277 species: Archae - 0; Bacteria - 0; Metazoa - 736; Fungi - 347; Plants - 385; Viruses - 0; Other Eukaryotes - 339 (source: NCBI BLink).), which produces MIVFMRIIHVAQTRRLMIRCNRIRQCGFSVKTAALDLESSDSIIPGLDSHAYGAMLRRCIQKNDPISAKAIHCDILKKGSCLDLFATNILLNAYVKAGFDKDALNLFDEMPERNNVSFVTLAQGYACQDPIGLYSRLHREGHELNPHVFTSFLKLFVSLDKAEICPWLHSPIVKLGYDSNAFVGAALINAYSVCGSVDSARTVFEGILCKDIVVWAGIVSCYVENGYFEDSLKLLSCMRMAGFMPNNYTFDTALKASIGLGAFDFAKGVHGQILKTCYVLDPRVGVGLLQLYTQLGDMSDAFKVFNEMPKNDVVPWSFMIARFCQNGFCNEAVDLFIRMREAFVVPNEFTLSSILNGCAIGKCSGLGEQLHGLVVKVGFDLDIYVSNALIDVYAKCEKMDTAVKLFAELSSKNEVSWNTVIVGYENLGEGGKAFSMFREALRNQVSVTEVTFSSALGACASLASMDLGVQVHGLAIKTNNAKKVAVSNSLIDMYAKCGDIKFAQSVFNEMETIDVASWNALISGYSTHGLGRQALRILDIMKDRDCKPNGLTFLGVLSGCSNAGLIDQGQECFESMIRDHGIEPCLEHYTCMVRLLGRSGQLDKAMKLIEGIPYEPSVMIWRAMLSASMNQNNEEFARRSAEEILKINPKDEATYVLVSNMYAGAKQWANVASIRKSMKEMGVKKEPGLSWIEHQGDVHYFSVGLSDHPDMKLINGMLEWLNMKATRAGYVPDRNAVLLDMDDEEKDKRLWVHSERLALAYGLVRMPSSRNRILIMKNLRICSDCHSAMKVISSIVQRDLVIRDMNRFHHFHAGVCSCGDHW; this is translated from the coding sequence ATGATCGTGTTCATGAGAATAATTCATGTTGCGCAGACTCGCAGATTGATGATCCGATGCAATCGCATTCGACAATGTGGGTTTTCTGTGAAAACTGCGGCATTGGATTTAGAATCGTCGGATTCGATAATCCCAGGCTTAGACTCTCATGCTTACGGTGCAATGCTCCGTCGCTGCATTCAGAAGAACGACCCAATTTCAGCAAAGGCTATTCATTGCGACATCTTGAAGAAAGGAAGCTGCTTAGACCTTTTCGCCACAAACATTCTACTCAACGCTTATGTGAAAGCTGGCTTTGACAAAGATGCGTTAAACctgttcgacgaaatgcctGAGAGAAATAATGTCTCTTTTGTTACTCTTGCGCAAGGGTATGCGTGTCAAGATCCCATTGGTTTGTATTCCAGGTTGCATCGAGAGGGTCATGAGCTTAATCCACACGTCTTCACTTCTTTCTTGAAGTTGTTTGTTAGTTTGGACAAAGCTGAGATTTGTCCATGGTTGCATTCTCCTATCGTTAAGCTCGGTTATGATTCTAATGCTTTTGTTGGAGCTGCGCTTATTAATGCTTACTCTGTCTGTGGTTCTGTTGATAGTGCAAGAACTGTTTTTGAAGGGATTTTGTGCAAAGACATTGTTGTTTGGGCAGGAATTGTATCTTGCTATGTAGAAAATGGATATTTCGAGGATTCTCTTAAGCTGCTATCTTGTATGAGGATGGCTGGTTTCATGCCCAACAACTACACCTTTGACACGGCGCTTAAGGCTAGTATTGGGCTAGGCGCATTTGATTTCGCGAAAGGTGTTCATGGCCAAATCTTAAAAACATGTTATGTGTTGGATCCTCGTGTGGGTGTTGGTTTGCTTCAGTTGTATACACAACTCGGAGACATGTCTGATGCTTTCAAAGTGTTTAATGAGATGCCAAAGAATGATGTGGTACCTTGGAGTTTTATGATTGCTCGTTTTTGTCAAAACGGTTTCTGCAACGAGGCGGTTGATCTTTTTATTCGAATGAGGGAAGCTTTTGTTGTCCCTAACGAGTTTACTTTAAGCAGTATTTTGAATGGCTGTGCCATCGGAAAGTGTTCTGGCTTAGGTGAGCAACTCCATGGTCTTGTAGTCAAAGTTGGCTTTGATTTGGATATCTATGTCTCAAATGCTCTTATTGATGTATATGCCAAATGTGAGAAAATGGATACCGCTGTGAAGTTATTTGCTGAGTTATCAAGTAAAAATGAGGTAAGCTGGAACACAGTCATTGTCGGGTATGAGAATCTAGGCGAAGGAGGAAAAGCGTTCAGCATGTTTCGTGAAGCGCTCAGAAATCAGGTGTCGGTAACTGAAGTAACTTTCTCAAGTGCTCTTGGAGCTTGTGCTTCATTGGCGAGCATGGACCTCGGTGTCCAAGTTCATGGACTGGCGATAAAAACCAATAATGCCAAAAAAGTTGCAGTGAGTAACTCATTGATAGATATGTATGCAAAATGTGGTGATATCAAATTCGCACAATCGGTGTTCAACGAGATGGAAACGATAGATGTCGCTTCATGGAATGCGTTGATCTCAGGCTATTCCACACATGGACTGGGTAGACAGGCATTGAGAATCCTCGACATTATGAAGGATAGAGATTGCAAGCCAAATGGTTTAACATTTCTTGGTGTTCTTTCTGGATGCAGCAATGCAGGATTAATAGATCAAGGTCAAGAATGTTTTGAATCAATGATTCGTGATCATGGTATTGAACCATGTTTGGAACATTATACGTGTATGGTCAGGCTTTTGGGAAGATCAGGGCAGCTTGACAAAGCAATGAAGCTGATTGAAGGGATTCCATATGAGCCTAGCGTTATGATCTGGAGGGCAATGCTTAGTGCCTCTATGAATCAGAACAATGAAGAGTTTGCAAGGAGATCGGCAGAGGAAATACTAAAGATCAATCCAAAGGACGAGGCGACATATGTTCTGGTATCAAACATGTACGCAGGTGCAAAACAATGGGCAAACGTAGCTTCCATTAGGAAAAGCATGAAGGAAATGGGTGTCAAGAAGGAACCTGGTTTAAGTTGGATAGAACATCAAGGTGATGTGCATTACTTCAGTGTGGGGTTATCAGATCATCCGGATATGAAGCTCATAAATGGAATGTTGGAATGGCTTAACATGAAAGCAACTCGAGCTGGTTACGTTCCTGATCGGAATGCGGTCCTGCTCGAtatggatgatgaagaaaaggatAAGAGATTGTGGGTTCATAGCGAGAGGTTGGCTTTGGCGTATGGGCTTGTTCGAATGCCATCATCAAGAAATCGCATACTGATCATGAAGAATCTACGGATATGTTCAGATTGCCACAGTGCTATGAAAGTGATTTCAAGTATCGTACAGCGAGATCTGGTTATAAGAGATATGAACCGGTTCCATCATTTTCATGCAGGAGTCTGCTCTTGCGGCGACCACTGGTGA
- a CDS encoding transcription regulator (transcription regulators; FUNCTIONS IN: transcription regulator activity; INVOLVED IN: negative regulation of transcription from RNA polymerase III promoter; LOCATED IN: nucleus; EXPRESSED IN: 25 plant structures; EXPRESSED DURING: 14 growth stages; CONTAINS InterPro DOMAIN/s: Maf1 regulator (InterPro:IPR015257), RNA polymerase III transcriptional repressor, MAF1 (InterPro:IPR017152); Has 30201 Blast hits to 17322 proteins in 780 species: Archae - 12; Bacteria - 1396; Metazoa - 17338; Fungi - 3422; Plants - 5037; Viruses - 0; Other Eukaryotes - 2996 (source: NCBI BLink).) has product MKFLEYTNLDRLNVFLGHLNLGERTIKGCLEAYSCKHAGSDKRLSLSLENEMLDYLGKSSDTDSSSPVDLLLSRSSRKALIYLVLTLYQMYPDYDFSAVKAHQFFSEESWDTFKQIFNNYMFEASKEWTERNEDGSLLEVIYKALDEVVKLAECEIYVYNPNPNADPFLEEGAIWSFCFLFYNRKLKRVAGFRFSCTSNLANDAFLTDSPPYEEDEEIFADMDM; this is encoded by the exons ATGAAGTTCTTGGAGTACACTAACCTAGACAG ATTGAATGTTTTTCTGGGTCATCTTAATCTCGGGGAAAGGACTATCAAAGGTTGCTTGGAAGCTTATTCTT gCAAACATGCAGGAAGTGATAAAAGATTGTCTCTTAGTTTGGAGAATGAG ATGCTTGATTATCTTGGGAAATCTTCTGACACCGACTCTTCTTCACCCGTTGATCTCTTGTTAAGCAGATCAAG TCGAAAGGCTTTGATCTACTTGGTTCTTACGCTCTATCAAATGTATCCGGACTACGATTTCAG CGCTGTCAAAGCACATCAGTTTTTCTCGGAGGAAAGCTGGGACACCTTTAAGCAGATTTTTAACAACTATATGTTTGAAGCTTCTAAG GAATGGACTGAGAGGAATGAGGATGGTTCCCTTCTTGAGGTGATCTACAAGGCTCTTGATGAG GTCGTAAAACTAGCTGAATGTGAGATATATGTTTACAATCCAAATCCTAATGCTGATCCTTTCCTCGAGGAAGGAGCAAT ATGgtctttctgtttcttattcTACAACCGAAAACTGAAGCGCGTTGCGGGTTTTCGTTTCTCCTGCACGAG TAACCTGGCAAATGATGCATTTCTCACTGACAGTCCTCCATatgaagaggatgaagagATCTTTGCCGACATGGATATGTGA
- a CDS encoding transcription regulator encodes MLLWFIIVYRIFLEDLAAAIMKFLEYTNLDRLNVFLGHLNLGERTIKGCLEAYSCKHAGSDKRLSLSLENEMLDYLGKSSDTDSSSPVDLLLSRSSRKALIYLVLTLYQMYPDYDFSAVKAHQFFSEESWDTFKQIFNNYMFEASKEWTERNEDGSLLEVIYKALDEVVKLAECEIYVYNPNPNADPFLEEGAIWSFCFLFYNRKLKRVAGFRFSCTSNLANDAFLTDSPPYEEDEEIFADMDM; translated from the exons ATGTTATTATG GTTTATCATTGTTTATCGCATCTTTCTGGAGGATCTAGCCGCTGCTATCATGAAGTTCTTGGAGTACACTAACCTAGACAG ATTGAATGTTTTTCTGGGTCATCTTAATCTCGGGGAAAGGACTATCAAAGGTTGCTTGGAAGCTTATTCTT gCAAACATGCAGGAAGTGATAAAAGATTGTCTCTTAGTTTGGAGAATGAG ATGCTTGATTATCTTGGGAAATCTTCTGACACCGACTCTTCTTCACCCGTTGATCTCTTGTTAAGCAGATCAAG TCGAAAGGCTTTGATCTACTTGGTTCTTACGCTCTATCAAATGTATCCGGACTACGATTTCAG CGCTGTCAAAGCACATCAGTTTTTCTCGGAGGAAAGCTGGGACACCTTTAAGCAGATTTTTAACAACTATATGTTTGAAGCTTCTAAG GAATGGACTGAGAGGAATGAGGATGGTTCCCTTCTTGAGGTGATCTACAAGGCTCTTGATGAG GTCGTAAAACTAGCTGAATGTGAGATATATGTTTACAATCCAAATCCTAATGCTGATCCTTTCCTCGAGGAAGGAGCAAT ATGgtctttctgtttcttattcTACAACCGAAAACTGAAGCGCGTTGCGGGTTTTCGTTTCTCCTGCACGAG TAACCTGGCAAATGATGCATTTCTCACTGACAGTCCTCCATatgaagaggatgaagagATCTTTGCCGACATGGATATGTGA
- a CDS encoding transcription regulator: protein MKFLEYTNLDRLNVFLGHLNLGERTIKGCLEAYSCKHAGSDKRLSLSLENEMLDYLGKSSDTDSSSPVDLLLSRSSRKALIYLVLTLYQMYPDYDFSAVKAHQFFSEESWDTFKQIFNNYMFEASKEWTERNEDGSLLEVIYKALDEVVKLAECEIYVYNPNPNADPFLEEGAIWSFCFLFYNRKLKRVAGFRFSCTRLDDCHPTKLSFSLTVFFLKSTSNSKNVLLQ, encoded by the exons ATGAAGTTCTTGGAGTACACTAACCTAGACAG ATTGAATGTTTTTCTGGGTCATCTTAATCTCGGGGAAAGGACTATCAAAGGTTGCTTGGAAGCTTATTCTT gCAAACATGCAGGAAGTGATAAAAGATTGTCTCTTAGTTTGGAGAATGAG ATGCTTGATTATCTTGGGAAATCTTCTGACACCGACTCTTCTTCACCCGTTGATCTCTTGTTAAGCAGATCAAG TCGAAAGGCTTTGATCTACTTGGTTCTTACGCTCTATCAAATGTATCCGGACTACGATTTCAG CGCTGTCAAAGCACATCAGTTTTTCTCGGAGGAAAGCTGGGACACCTTTAAGCAGATTTTTAACAACTATATGTTTGAAGCTTCTAAG GAATGGACTGAGAGGAATGAGGATGGTTCCCTTCTTGAGGTGATCTACAAGGCTCTTGATGAG GTCGTAAAACTAGCTGAATGTGAGATATATGTTTACAATCCAAATCCTAATGCTGATCCTTTCCTCGAGGAAGGAGCAAT ATGgtctttctgtttcttattcTACAACCGAAAACTGAAGCGCGTTGCGGGTTTTCGTTTCTCCTGCACGAGGTTAGATGATTGTCATCCTACCAAGttgtctttctctctcactgtcttcttcttaaaaaGTACTTCCAACTcgaaaaatgttttgttgcaGTAA
- a CDS encoding RING finger protein translates to MVSAAESSSSTSTLLLPCAFANSFAFMRLLQKTHHFSAVSEDDDNNKDIHLGSDHHQAKDNNHHQVFRRECSFMADQEEPRSTTSRLSSKEDDHDNNSNNNNINNNNNNEAEDHEMRQQGWLRLSLGHEEDVKPDLDHRQQHQTDPTARRDSFLELNLSSGGSNREEEVGLPLSSLFHHQHQAGGMMINPLMFHTRPQDMIGPWAAAAFRTPFVPQNLTQPSSSSSGSLMMPLMGQYFGRSSFQPQLIGNDNPDGVAGPSSSLRVIDPPRRPHSGIWFLLQASQNQTVEPFLPQIPKSYLRIKDGKMTVRLLMKYLVNKLRLEHESQVFSNLISFF, encoded by the exons ATGGTTTCTGCTGCTGAATCCTCTTCCTCCACGTCaacgcttcttcttccatgtgCGTTTGCCAACAGTTTTGCTTTTATGAGGTTATTACAAAAAACTCATCACTTCTCTGCCGTCTCTGAGGACgacgacaacaacaaagaCATTCACTTAGGATCTGATCATCATCAGGCAAAAGATAATAATCATCACCAAGTTTTTAGGAGAGAGTGTAGTTTCATGGCCGATCAAGAAGAGCCGAGGAGTACTACTTCTAGGTTAAGCTCCAAGGAGGACGACCACGACAACAATagcaataacaacaatattaataataataacaacaacgAAGCCGAAGATCATGAGATGAGACAACAAGGGTGGCTCCGGTTAAGCTTAGGTCACGAGGAGGACGTTAAACCGGATCTCGACCATCGGCAGCAACATCAAACTGATCCAACGGCTAGGAGAGACTCTTTTCTAGAGCTTAACCTTTCCTCTGGCGGTtcaaatagagaagaagaagttggtCTTCCATTgtcatctctctttcatcatcaGCATCAAGCCGGAGGGATGATGATTAATCCATTGATGTTCCATACAAGGCCTCAGGATATGATTGGTCCTTGGGCGGCGGCTGCGTTTAGAACGCCTTTTGTCCCACAAAACCTAAcacaaccatcatcatcatcatctggtTCTTTGATGATGCCATTGATGGGACAGTACTTTGGTCGCTCTAGTTTTCAGCCGCAGTTAATAGGGAATGATAACCCGGATGGGGTGGCAGGTCCAAGCTCGAGTTTAAGAGTCATTGATCCTCCCAGACGACCCCATTCCGGCATTTGGTTTCTCCTTCAAGCTTCTCAAAACCA GACAGTAGAACCATTCTTGCCTCAGATTCCAAAGAGCTACTTGAGAATCAA GGACGGGAAGATGACTGTTCGACTGTTGATGAAATATTTGGTGAATAAGTTGCGATTGGAGCACGAATCCCAGGTTTTTTCTAATCTCATTTCATTCTTTTAA
- a CDS encoding RING finger protein (RING finger protein; FUNCTIONS IN: molecular_function unknown; INVOLVED IN: biological_process unknown; LOCATED IN: endomembrane system; BEST Arabidopsis thaliana protein match is: RING finger protein (TAIR:AT1G28080.1); Has 1807 Blast hits to 1807 proteins in 277 species: Archae - 0; Bacteria - 0; Metazoa - 736; Fungi - 347; Plants - 385; Viruses - 0; Other Eukaryotes - 339 (source: NCBI BLink).): MVSAAESSSSTSTLLLPCAFANSFAFMRLLQKTHHFSAVSEDDDNNKDIHLGSDHHQAKDNNHHQVFRRECSFMADQEEPRSTTSRLSSKEDDHDNNSNNNNINNNNNNEAEDHEMRQQGWLRLSLGHEEDVKPDLDHRQQHQTDPTARRDSFLELNLSSGGSNREEEVGLPLSSLFHHQHQAGGMMINPLMFHTRPQDMIGPWAAAAFRTPFVPQNLTQPSSSSSGSLMMPLMGQYFGRSSFQPQLIGNDNPDGVAGPSSSLRVIDPPRRPHSGIWFLLQASQNQTVEPFLPQIPKSYLRIKDGKMTVRLLMKYLVNKLRLEHESQQVEIRCRGQELEPVLTLQHVRDAIWRGSRDTSSLSQNITLLPNSSTSDHLMVLHYGRTIS, from the exons ATGGTTTCTGCTGCTGAATCCTCTTCCTCCACGTCaacgcttcttcttccatgtgCGTTTGCCAACAGTTTTGCTTTTATGAGGTTATTACAAAAAACTCATCACTTCTCTGCCGTCTCTGAGGACgacgacaacaacaaagaCATTCACTTAGGATCTGATCATCATCAGGCAAAAGATAATAATCATCACCAAGTTTTTAGGAGAGAGTGTAGTTTCATGGCCGATCAAGAAGAGCCGAGGAGTACTACTTCTAGGTTAAGCTCCAAGGAGGACGACCACGACAACAATagcaataacaacaatattaataataataacaacaacgAAGCCGAAGATCATGAGATGAGACAACAAGGGTGGCTCCGGTTAAGCTTAGGTCACGAGGAGGACGTTAAACCGGATCTCGACCATCGGCAGCAACATCAAACTGATCCAACGGCTAGGAGAGACTCTTTTCTAGAGCTTAACCTTTCCTCTGGCGGTtcaaatagagaagaagaagttggtCTTCCATTgtcatctctctttcatcatcaGCATCAAGCCGGAGGGATGATGATTAATCCATTGATGTTCCATACAAGGCCTCAGGATATGATTGGTCCTTGGGCGGCGGCTGCGTTTAGAACGCCTTTTGTCCCACAAAACCTAAcacaaccatcatcatcatcatctggtTCTTTGATGATGCCATTGATGGGACAGTACTTTGGTCGCTCTAGTTTTCAGCCGCAGTTAATAGGGAATGATAACCCGGATGGGGTGGCAGGTCCAAGCTCGAGTTTAAGAGTCATTGATCCTCCCAGACGACCCCATTCCGGCATTTGGTTTCTCCTTCAAGCTTCTCAAAACCA GACAGTAGAACCATTCTTGCCTCAGATTCCAAAGAGCTACTTGAGAATCAA GGACGGGAAGATGACTGTTCGACTGTTGATGAAATATTTGGTGAATAAGTTGCGATTGGAGCACGAATCCCAG CAGGTAGAGATAAGATGCAGAGGGCAAGAACTGGAGCCAGTGTTGACACTACAACACGTGAGAGATGCTATATGGAGAGGAAGCAGAGacacttcttctctttcacaaAACATTACTTTGCTTCCAAACTCATCTACCTCTGATCATCTCATGGTCCTCCATTATGGTAGGACTATTTCTTAA
- a CDS encoding myosin (unknown protein; BEST Arabidopsis thaliana protein match is: unknown protein (TAIR:AT3G48860.2); Has 30201 Blast hits to 17322 proteins in 780 species: Archae - 12; Bacteria - 1396; Metazoa - 17338; Fungi - 3422; Plants - 5037; Viruses - 0; Other Eukaryotes - 2996 (source: NCBI BLink).) encodes MERARTESPSYFRQWSGDSGTTNAAAVAPSSPARHHHARSSSVTNMSNVKRAQNVAAKAAAQRLAKVMASQTNNDDDDDDDDDEVGGDDLGFRYGAPPPLSFTRNPSSTIAKPKPVASSAVVPPPKISRSSSPANSPAVSVRASQPPVPPSKLRNQTTNPLPVATPKTEKRVLADIGHFNGKDSKDQHEASALRDELDMLQEENDSILEKLRLEDEKCKEAEARVRELEKQVTSLGEGVSLEAKLLSRKEAALRQREAALKDARQNRDGTNRETTALRSQVETAKLETAAIVAQLQGAESEVNGLRTMTHRMILTQKEMEEVVLKRCWLARYWGLASRYGICSDIATSKYEYWSSLAPLPFEIVLSAGQKAKEESWEKESEENEKRSQLVQDINDLTGEGNIESMLSVEMGLKELTSLKVEVAITITLAQLRLANTTRLSDIELKSPGGPKITETLELSQEESEDVLFKEAWLTYFWRRAQSLGIEVDTARERLRFWISRSAHSPSSHDAMEVEQGLTELRKLRIERRLWEASRSSQ; translated from the exons ATGGAGCGAGCACGAACCGAAAGCCCTAGCTACTTCCGTCAATGGAGCGGCGATTCAGGTACCACCAATGCCGCCGCCGTAGCTCCTTCTTCTCCGGCGCGTCATCACCACGCTCGATCTTCTTCCGTCACTAATATGTCTAACGTCAAACGAGCTCAAAACGTTGCTGCTAAAGCCGCTGCTCAGAGACTTGCTAAAGTCATGGCTTCTCAGACCAACAATGATGACgacgatgacgatgatgatgatgaagtcgGTGGTGATGATTTAGGTTTCCGATATGgtgctcctcctcctctttccTTCACTAGAAATCCTTCTTCCACAATTGCTAAACCTAAACCTGTTGCTTCTTCTGCTGTTGTTCCTCCTCCTAAGATCTCTAGATCTTCCTCCCCTGCG AACTCTCCAGCTGTGTCTGTTCGGGCATCGCAACCGCCTGTTCCACCGAGTAAACTGAGGAATCAAACTACCAATCCTTTACCAGTTGCAACTCCTAAGACTGAAAAGAG GGTTTTAGCTGATATTGGTCATTTTAATGGAAAAGATTCGAAAGATCAGCATGAAGCATCTGCACTTCGTGACGAA CTTGATATGCTGCAAGAGGAGAATGATAGTATACTTGAAAAG CTTAGGCTTGAGGATGAGAAATGCAAGGAAGCAGAAGCTAGGGTGAGAGAGCTTGAAAAACAG GTAACTTCTCTGGGAGAAGGTGTATCATTGGAAGCTAAACTTCTGAGCCG AAAAGAAGCAGCTTTGCGTCAAAGAGAG GCGGCCCTCAAAGATGCAAGGCAGAATAGAGATGGGACTAATAGAGAGACTACTGCTCTTCGGTCTCAAGTAGAG ACTGCAAAACTGGAGACCGCTGCTATAGTAGCACAACTTCAAGGAGCAGAATCTGAAGTCAATGGTCTACGGACAATGACGCATAGAATGATATTGACCCAAAAGGAGATG GAGGAAGTTGTTCTTAAGCGGTGCTGGCTAGCTCGGTATTGGGGTCTAGCTTCCAGATATG GAATATGTTCGGATATAGCTACGTCCAAGTACGAATACTGGTCATCTCTGGCTCCTCTTCCTTTTGAAATTGTGCTGTCAGCTGGACAGAAGgctaaagaagaaagttgGGAAAAAG AATCTGAGGAGAACGAGAAGAGGAGCCAGCTCGTTCAAGATATAAATGATCTAACAGGAGAAGGAAATATTGAAAGTATGCTCTCTGTGGAAATGGGTCTAAAGGAGCTAACTTCTTTAAAG GTTGAAGTTGCCATTACTATTACATTAGCCCAGCTAAGGTTGGCCAATACTACTCGACTGTCTGATATCG AGTTAAAATCACCAGGTGGTCCTAAGATTACGGAGACACTTG AATTGAGTCAAGAAGAGTCTGAGGATGTTCTCTTCAAGGAG GCTTGGCTCACGTACTTCTGGAGAAGAGCACAATCCCTTGGCATAGAAGTGGACACTGCGAGAGAACGTCTTAGATTTTGGATCAGCAGGAGCGCACATTCTCCATCTTCACATGACGCCATGGAAG TTGAGCAAGGACTAACAGAGCTAAGAAAGCTGCGGATAGAACGTAGATTGTGGGAAGCCTCCAGGTCCAGCCAGTAA